TTCCATCTCTGCGGCCCTGGCCTTGGCGACCTGGTTGATGACCGACGATGGCAGCAACTTTTTCTCGGACCCGAGCATCATCAGCATCTGCTTGTTGACGACGTGGACCAGCTTGCCGTTGGCGCGCGGCGAATCCCAGCCCTGGCGCAGCAATTCGTTGCTGCTTGCAGGAGCAAACGCCTGCGACTGCAGCGCTTCTTCCATCTGTTCTGGGGTAAATGCCCATGGGGCGGGCAGGCGATATATCTGGAGATTCTTGAACCACATGGCTGTTATCCGATTGTTTCAGTATTTCAAGGGAACGACATTCTACGCTGCCCTTGCGGGCAGCGAGTACGAGAATTATGCAGTTGACGCGTCGTCAACAATACGGGCGATGGCCTCTGGCGCGGTGTCGTCGAACAGCCGCAATTGCTCGACCACCTCGGTATCGCCCAGGCGCACGCCAACGCCCAACAGGCGCACCGGACGGCTGGCGCGGGCCCAGCCGGTTTCCATCAGGCGCGCATAAGTCGGGATATGTGGCGCATAGCCAACACACTCGACCGTGGTCTGCTGGAAGTCCGAAAACTTGATCTTCACGAACAGCTTGTTGACGAATTTTTCCGCCTTGTTGCGCTTGATGCGACCCAACAGGTGCTGGTGCAGCTCCGGCAGCAGCGCCAGGCAGGCGGCCAGGTCGGGCACGTCGGGCGTGTAGGTTTCTTCGGTACTGATCGATTTACGCTCGCGCGAGGTGTTAACTTCGCGCACGTCGATACCGCGGCTCAAGTCATATAAACGGGCGCCGAAGCTGCCGAAATGCTCTTGCAACCGGTCGATGCTCCAGCTGCGCATGTCGGCGCAGGTCTGCAAACCCAGCCGGTGCATCTTGTCGGCCGTGACCTTGCCCACGCCATGCAGTTTCTTTACCGGTAGCGCCGCTACGAAGGCATCCACTTCTTCCGGGCGGACCAGGAACAGGCCATCGGGCTTGTTCCAGTCGCTGGCGATCTTGGCGACGAACTTGTTCGGCGCCACGCCGGCCGAGGCGGTAATGCCGACGGTGTCGACGATGCGCTGCCGGATTTCCTGTGCAATCAGGGTGGCGCTGCCCTTGCAGCGGGTCGCATTGCTCACGTCCAGGTAGGCTTCGTCGAGCGAGAGCGGCTCGACCAGCTCGGTGTAGTCGCGATAGATGTCCATGATCTGGGTCGAGGCCAGGCGGTACTTGTCCATGGCCGGGGCAATCACGAGCAGGTCCGGGCACAGCTTCATGGCCTGGGCCGTGGCCATAGCCGAATGGATACCGAAGCGGCGCGCCTCGTAGTTGCAGGTGGCAACGACGCCGCGCTGGTCCGCACGGCCGCCCACCGCGAGCGGGCGTCCGCGTAGCGACGGGTCATCGCGCATCTCGACCGATGCGTAGAAGCAGTCGCAGTCACAGTGGATAATTTTACGGGGCGAAATGGTCACACGACAGGGTCAACTACTGTAATTGCATACAGTATCAAGCGAAAATGGATTTTGCGCAATACGCAGTACAGCCAAACACCGCGCACGAAAAAAAACGCGCGGCAAGCCGCGCGTTCCCGGATGAAACCAGCGCAGGGGAGCCGCGCCGGTTCGCCGATCGAAACGATTACCAGGTCATTTTCAGCGTGTACTTGCCGTTGACCGAACCGGTGCCACCGCTGTAGTACACCACACGCACGTAACGGGCAAAGGTGCTGGTGCCAGTGTTGGTGGTGCTGTAGCTGTCCACGGCGCCCGCGCCGTTCTCGCTCTTGCCCAGCAGCGTGCCGGCACTGTTGTACACGTACAGATCGTAGTCGATCGTCGCCGAGCCCGGCGTCAGGACCGAGTTCAGGGTCTTGCCAGCAGGCAGGTCAACACGGAAATAATCGGTGTCGGTCGTGCTGCTCAGGTCGCCAGTCATGGTGGTGCCGCTGACAGCAACCAGGTCGGCGGTGCCGGTGGTGTTGTTCGACTCGGTTTCAGCCACGGTCGGGCCTGGCGGCGGCGTGGTGCCCAAGGCTGCATCCACAGCCGCGGTAGCGTCCACGATACCGGTGCCGCAACCCGAACAGGTTCCAGGGAAGGCGCGGGCAGTCGACTTGAGCATGCTCTCGACGTCATCCACGGTCAGGGTTGGCTTGGCAGCAAACATCAGCGCGGCGACACCAGCCACGTGCGGGGTTGCCATCGAGGTGCCCTGGTAGCCTGCGTAGTTATCCGAACCTGGCGCGCTGGTACCCGTGTTGAGGGTCGAAAGCACGCTGAAGCTGCCGTCGCCGCCTGGGGCTGCGACGTCGACCAGGGTGCCGTAGTTCGAGTACGACGCCCGTGCGCCGGTCTTGCCGGTGGCCGCCACGGCGATGACGCCGGAGCAGTTCGCCGGGTTGGCGTTGCTGACGTTCATGTTGTCGTTACCAGCTGCCACCACCACGACCGAGCCGCGCGAACGGGCGCCATTGATGGCGGTCTGGGTGGTGGTATCGCAGGCACCGCTACCGCCCAGCGACAGGTTCAGCACCTTGGCCTTGTTGGCATTGGCCGGCACGCCCGAGACGGTGCCACCCGACGACCAGGTGATTGCATCGGCGATGTCCGACGTGTAGCCGCCGCACTTGCCCAGCACGCGCACCGGGACGAGCTTGGCGTTGTAAGCAACACCGGCGACGCCCAGGCTGTTGTTGGTCTTGGCGGCTACGGTGCCGGCCACGTGGGTGCCGTGCCAGCTCGAATTCGATGCAGGCGAACCCACGCCGCATTCGCCTGCCGCGACCCAGTCGCCGGGATCGGTCGGATCGCTGTCGCGGCCGTTGCCGTCGTTGCCGATGGCTGCGGTGCTGATGAAGTCATAGCCGGCCAGCTGCTGGCCGCTCAGGTCGGCATGCGGACGCGAGCCGGTGTCGATCACCGCGACCACCACGCCGGTGCCGGTGGACTTGTCCCAGGCGGTCGGCAGGCGCAGGCCGCCGGTAGCATCGGTGTAATGCCACTGCTGCGAATACATCGGGTCATTCGCCGTGGCCATGTGCGTCATGATGCGGTCCGGCTCGGCGTATTCGATGGCAGGATCGCGCGCCATCATTTCGGCAGCCAGTGCCTGCACTTCTTTCAGGCCCTTGCGGCCATTGAGCTTGAACACGCGGGCGCCGGTGGAGATTGCATGGCTTTCGCTGACCAGCATGCCGAACTGCTGTCCGGCGCGGTCGAGCTTGGCCTTGCGGTCGGCACCCAGCGCAGCCTTGCGTGCTTGGCCCTTGTTGTCAGGAACGGCGTCCTTGTACTTCACGATGATACGGTCAGTCTCGAGGATGAACTTCTGCTCGGCCGCACCAGCCATGGAGGCGGCGAAGGCGAGCGAAACTGCGGCACAGATCTTCAACATTGCAGGATGAATCGAATGCGATTGCTTCATGTTTCTTCCTTTTTTTGTATAGTTTTCCGTCAAGCGAAATGAACCTCGCCCGTGTCGTTGGTATAACCGGCGTCTTGCAAATAACCGGTGCCGTCTGAACGCGGCGAAAACCAGCGTATCGCGAAAGGAAGAGGTCGTGCGTGACAATTCGATACAATTTCAGCGGATAAACAACACTCCGGCAAAATAATGCTGATGAAAAATTCTTTCTTCGGCAAAAGATCCGAAATGGCAAATAAAATATGGCACTAATTCGTTGACAATTTTGAAAATATGTTTCCCATAGAAAAAGGGCCGCGCATTTGCGCGGCCCTTTTTCATCATGATTTCCAGGGCGCGCAACGCGCCCACGGTGGAAATTTAGAAATTACCCTTAAACTGCATTCCCCACTGGCGTGGCTCGTTGGTAAAGCCGGTCAGGTTGTTGAAGTCGATCCCGCCGGTGACGCGGCGCTGGTCGAGCACGTTGCGGCCGAAGGCCGCCACTTCATACTTGCCACCGCCAA
Above is a genomic segment from Massilia sp. H6 containing:
- the dinB gene encoding DNA polymerase IV, giving the protein MSPRKIIHCDCDCFYASVEMRDDPSLRGRPLAVGGRADQRGVVATCNYEARRFGIHSAMATAQAMKLCPDLLVIAPAMDKYRLASTQIMDIYRDYTELVEPLSLDEAYLDVSNATRCKGSATLIAQEIRQRIVDTVGITASAGVAPNKFVAKIASDWNKPDGLFLVRPEEVDAFVAALPVKKLHGVGKVTADKMHRLGLQTCADMRSWSIDRLQEHFGSFGARLYDLSRGIDVREVNTSRERKSISTEETYTPDVPDLAACLALLPELHQHLLGRIKRNKAEKFVNKLFVKIKFSDFQQTTVECVGYAPHIPTYARLMETGWARASRPVRLLGVGVRLGDTEVVEQLRLFDDTAPEAIARIVDDASTA
- a CDS encoding S8 family serine peptidase — its product is MKQSHSIHPAMLKICAAVSLAFAASMAGAAEQKFILETDRIIVKYKDAVPDNKGQARKAALGADRKAKLDRAGQQFGMLVSESHAISTGARVFKLNGRKGLKEVQALAAEMMARDPAIEYAEPDRIMTHMATANDPMYSQQWHYTDATGGLRLPTAWDKSTGTGVVVAVIDTGSRPHADLSGQQLAGYDFISTAAIGNDGNGRDSDPTDPGDWVAAGECGVGSPASNSSWHGTHVAGTVAAKTNNSLGVAGVAYNAKLVPVRVLGKCGGYTSDIADAITWSSGGTVSGVPANANKAKVLNLSLGGSGACDTTTQTAINGARSRGSVVVVAAGNDNMNVSNANPANCSGVIAVAATGKTGARASYSNYGTLVDVAAPGGDGSFSVLSTLNTGTSAPGSDNYAGYQGTSMATPHVAGVAALMFAAKPTLTVDDVESMLKSTARAFPGTCSGCGTGIVDATAAVDAALGTTPPPGPTVAETESNNTTGTADLVAVSGTTMTGDLSSTTDTDYFRVDLPAGKTLNSVLTPGSATIDYDLYVYNSAGTLLGKSENGAGAVDSYSTTNTGTSTFARYVRVVYYSGGTGSVNGKYTLKMTW